From Alphaproteobacteria bacterium, a single genomic window includes:
- a CDS encoding electron transfer flavoprotein-ubiquinone oxidoreductase gives MERESMEVDVVIVGAGPAGLATAIRLRQLAEETGEELAIVVLEKGSEVGAHILSGAVLDPRSLTELLPNWQDLGAPLNQPVLRDKFVFLTENSSLPWPEFLMLPAMKNHGNYIISLGNLTRWLAEQAEAMGVEIFPGFAASEVLYDDQGRVCGVATGDMGVGKDGEHKPTFEPGMELRAKYTVFAEGCRGSLGKQLMDKFGLRQGAQPQTYGIGIKELWQVDPEKHHAGTVMHTAGWPMKSDTYGGSFLYHLEDNQVACGFVVGLDYKNPYLSPFDEFQRWKAHHYIRGVFEGGKRIAYGARALNEGGLQSLPKLVFPGGVLVGCEAGFLNTPRIKGSHAAIKSGSMAAEAIAAALSRGEEYGVLEDYPKAFEASWLHDELYRARNVRPAFKWGLIGGTLYAGIDQLVFRGKAPWTLSHHGTDHDSLVEKSKAKPIDYPKPDGVITFDKPSSVYLSNTNHEEDQPVHLTLKNDSVPVQVNLGRYAGPEQRFCPAGVYEFVEDEGQPRLQINAQNCVHCKTCDIKDPTQNINWVTPEGGGGPNYPNM, from the coding sequence ATGGAACGCGAGAGCATGGAAGTAGACGTCGTGATCGTAGGCGCCGGCCCGGCCGGGCTGGCGACCGCGATCCGTCTGCGCCAGTTGGCGGAGGAGACAGGCGAAGAACTTGCCATCGTCGTGCTCGAAAAAGGCTCCGAAGTCGGCGCTCACATTCTCTCCGGCGCCGTGCTCGACCCGCGCTCGCTGACCGAACTGCTGCCGAACTGGCAGGATCTGGGCGCACCGCTGAATCAGCCGGTGCTGCGCGACAAATTCGTGTTCCTGACCGAGAACTCGTCCCTGCCCTGGCCGGAATTCCTGATGCTGCCGGCCATGAAGAATCACGGCAACTACATCATCTCGCTCGGCAATCTGACCCGCTGGCTGGCCGAGCAGGCGGAGGCCATGGGCGTGGAGATCTTCCCTGGCTTCGCCGCCTCGGAGGTGCTCTATGACGACCAGGGCCGCGTCTGCGGCGTCGCCACCGGCGACATGGGCGTCGGCAAGGACGGCGAGCACAAGCCGACCTTCGAGCCCGGCATGGAATTGCGCGCCAAATACACCGTGTTCGCCGAAGGCTGCCGCGGCTCGCTCGGCAAGCAGTTGATGGACAAGTTCGGCTTGCGCCAGGGCGCCCAGCCGCAGACCTACGGCATCGGCATCAAGGAGCTGTGGCAGGTCGATCCGGAAAAGCACCACGCCGGCACCGTCATGCACACCGCCGGCTGGCCGATGAAGTCGGACACTTATGGCGGCTCCTTCCTCTATCATCTGGAAGACAACCAGGTCGCCTGCGGCTTCGTCGTCGGCCTCGACTACAAAAACCCCTATCTCTCGCCGTTCGACGAGTTCCAGCGCTGGAAGGCGCACCACTATATCCGCGGCGTGTTCGAGGGCGGCAAGCGCATCGCCTACGGCGCCCGCGCCCTGAACGAAGGCGGCCTGCAATCGCTGCCGAAGCTGGTCTTCCCCGGCGGCGTCCTGGTCGGCTGCGAGGCCGGCTTCCTCAACACGCCCCGGATCAAGGGCAGCCATGCTGCGATCAAGTCCGGCAGCATGGCCGCGGAGGCCATTGCCGCCGCCCTCTCCCGCGGCGAGGAATACGGCGTGCTGGAGGACTATCCGAAGGCGTTCGAGGCCAGTTGGCTGCATGACGAGCTCTACCGCGCCCGCAATGTGCGCCCGGCCTTCAAATGGGGGCTGATCGGCGGCACGCTCTATGCCGGCATCGACCAACTCGTCTTCCGCGGCAAGGCGCCCTGGACCCTCAGCCACCACGGCACCGACCACGATAGTCTGGTGGAGAAGTCCAAGGCGAAGCCGATCGACTATCCCAAGCCGGACGGGGTCATCACCTTCGACAAGCCTTCCAGCGTCTATCTCTCGAACACGAATCACGAGGAAGACCAACCGGTCCACCTGACGCTGAAGAACGACAGCGTGCCGGTACAGGTCAATCTCGGCCGCTATGCCGGGCCGGAACAGCGCTTCTGCCCGGCCGGCGTCTATGAGTTCGTCGAGGACGAAGGTCAGCCGCGGCTGCAGATCAACGCCCAGAACTGCGTCCACTGCAAGACCTGCGATATCAAGGACCCGACCCAGAATATCAACTGGGTCACGCCGGAAGGCGGCGGCGGCCCCAATTATCCGAACATGTAA
- the hslU gene encoding ATP-dependent protease ATPase subunit HslU: MTSFSPREIVSELDRYIVGQKEAKRAVAIALRNRWRRQKLEGAMREEVLPKNILMIGPTGVGKTEIARRLAKLAQAPFLKVEATKFTEVGYVGRDVESIVRDLVETAIHMTRERMREEVKARAELAAEERVLTALVGSNAGKETRAKFRQMLRDGDLAEREIELELQDTGGMQLPTMDIPGMPGAQMGMINLNDMFGKAFGGRTKTQKMTVAESYEVLVAEESDKLLDDDKVVRTAIETVENDGIVFLDEIDKICARSERVGGDVSREGVQRDLLPLIEGTTVATKHGSVKTDHILFIASGAFHLAKPSDLLPELQGRLPIRVELDALTREDFVRILREPESSLIKQYVALIGTEEVTLVFEDGAIEEIAGLAADINGTVENIGARRLQTVLEKLLEDISYDASDKPGSEYVVTAAMVREKVGVLAKDADLSRFIL, translated from the coding sequence ATGACCTCCTTCAGCCCGAGAGAAATCGTTTCCGAACTCGACCGCTACATTGTGGGCCAGAAGGAGGCCAAGCGGGCCGTTGCCATCGCGCTCCGCAATCGCTGGCGCCGCCAGAAGCTGGAAGGGGCGATGCGGGAAGAGGTGCTGCCGAAAAACATCCTCATGATCGGGCCGACCGGCGTCGGCAAGACCGAGATCGCCCGGCGGCTGGCCAAGCTGGCGCAGGCGCCGTTCCTGAAGGTGGAGGCGACCAAATTCACCGAGGTCGGCTATGTCGGCCGCGACGTCGAAAGCATCGTGCGCGACCTGGTCGAGACCGCCATTCACATGACCCGCGAGCGCATGCGCGAAGAGGTGAAGGCGCGGGCGGAACTGGCCGCCGAGGAGCGGGTTTTGACGGCGCTGGTGGGCAGCAATGCCGGCAAGGAAACCCGCGCGAAATTCCGGCAGATGCTGCGCGACGGCGACCTGGCCGAGCGCGAGATCGAACTGGAATTGCAGGACACCGGCGGCATGCAACTGCCGACCATGGACATTCCCGGCATGCCCGGTGCGCAGATGGGCATGATCAACCTGAACGACATGTTCGGCAAGGCCTTCGGCGGGCGCACCAAAACCCAGAAAATGACCGTCGCCGAGAGCTATGAAGTGCTGGTGGCGGAGGAAAGCGACAAGCTGCTGGACGACGACAAGGTGGTGCGCACCGCCATCGAAACCGTGGAGAATGACGGCATCGTCTTCCTGGACGAGATCGACAAGATCTGCGCCCGCTCGGAGCGGGTGGGCGGCGATGTCAGCCGCGAGGGCGTGCAGCGCGACCTGCTGCCCCTGATCGAGGGGACGACGGTGGCGACCAAGCATGGCTCGGTCAAGACCGACCATATCCTGTTCATCGCTTCCGGCGCCTTCCATCTGGCGAAGCCGTCTGACCTGCTGCCGGAATTGCAGGGCCGCCTGCCGATCCGCGTCGAACTGGATGCGCTGACCCGCGAGGACTTCGTGCGTATCCTGCGCGAGCCGGAATCCTCGCTGATCAAGCAATACGTGGCCCTGATCGGCACGGAAGAGGTGACGCTGGTGTTCGAGGACGGCGCGATTGAGGAAATCGCCGGCCTAGCCGCGGACATCAACGGCACGGTCGAGAATATCGGCGCGCGGCGGCTGCAAACCGTGCTGGAAAAGCTGCTGGAGGATATCTCCTACGACGCCTCCGACAAGCCGGGCAGCGAGTATGTCGTGACCGCAGCCATGGTGCGGGAGAAGGTCGGGGTCCTGGCGAAGGACGCGGATCTCTCACGGTTCATTCTGTAG
- a CDS encoding CoA transferase — MPGPLDGFRILDLSAVISGPYATMILADQGADVIKIEPPGSGDFTRSAGNQQGGLSASFLNNNRNKRSVVLDLKRPDHITALKRIAATADAMVQNFRPGVVERLGIGYEDMKAVKPDLVYVSISGFGEVGPWSHKPVYDPIVQALSGLCSVQGGSDERRPRLIRTIVPDKVTALTASQAITAALLARSRTGKGQHVRLSMLDAIVAFLWSSDMGSQTYVDKEVSLQRAASFLDLIYETTDGYMAVSTMTNGQWQAFCRASGHPHWIDDPRFATTALRDLNIDARLELIQSAMITKSTDAWMAILDEAGVPCAPVLHRREMIQHPQVVANGVVREYDHPQAGRLRQSRPAARFEGTEPEHRFGARQLGEDSAQVLAEVGYSAEEVQALLTDG; from the coding sequence ATGCCCGGCCCGCTCGACGGCTTTCGCATCCTCGACCTATCCGCCGTGATCTCCGGCCCCTACGCGACCATGATCCTGGCGGACCAGGGCGCCGACGTGATCAAGATCGAGCCGCCCGGCTCCGGCGATTTCACCCGGTCTGCCGGCAATCAGCAGGGCGGGCTCTCGGCCAGCTTCCTCAACAACAACCGCAACAAGCGCTCGGTCGTGCTCGACCTGAAGCGGCCCGATCACATCACAGCCTTAAAGCGCATCGCCGCCACCGCCGATGCCATGGTGCAGAATTTCCGCCCCGGCGTGGTCGAGCGGCTGGGTATCGGCTATGAGGACATGAAGGCGGTCAAGCCCGACCTGGTCTATGTTTCGATTTCCGGCTTCGGCGAGGTCGGGCCGTGGTCGCACAAGCCGGTCTACGACCCGATCGTGCAGGCGCTCTCGGGCCTGTGCTCGGTCCAGGGCGGCTCTGACGAGCGGCGGCCGCGCCTGATCCGCACCATCGTGCCCGACAAGGTGACGGCGCTCACCGCCAGCCAGGCCATCACCGCGGCCCTGCTCGCCCGCTCGCGCACCGGCAAGGGCCAGCACGTGCGCCTCTCGATGCTGGACGCCATCGTCGCCTTCCTCTGGTCGTCCGACATGGGCTCGCAGACCTATGTTGATAAGGAGGTGTCGCTCCAGCGCGCCGCCAGCTTCCTCGACCTGATCTACGAGACGACGGACGGCTATATGGCGGTCTCGACCATGACCAACGGCCAGTGGCAGGCCTTCTGCCGCGCCTCCGGCCATCCACACTGGATCGACGACCCGCGCTTTGCCACCACGGCGCTCCGCGACCTCAACATCGACGCCCGGCTGGAACTGATCCAGTCGGCCATGATCACCAAGAGCACGGATGCGTGGATGGCGATCCTGGACGAGGCCGGGGTGCCCTGCGCCCCCGTCCTGCACCGGCGCGAAATGATCCAGCACCCGCAAGTGGTCGCCAATGGCGTGGTGCGGGAATACGACCATCCCCAGGCCGGCCGCCTGCGCCAGTCCCGCCCCGCCGCCCGCTTCGAAGGCACGGAGCCCGAACACCGCTTCGGCGCCCGCCAGCTGGGCGAGGACAGCGCCCAGGTCCTGGCCGAAGTCGGCTACAGCGCCGAGGAGGTGCAAGCCCTCCTCACCGACGGCTGA
- the hslV gene encoding ATP-dependent protease subunit HslV, whose product MSDSQAPVLHGTTILAVRKGGRVVIAGDGQVSLGNTVLKGTARKVRRLGKDGKVIAGFAGATADAFTLFERLEAKLDQYPGQLTRACVELAKDWRTDRYLRRLEAMMAVADARVSLVLTGTGDVLEPDDGLIGIGSGGAFALSAARALLPLDGQDAETIARRSLEIAGEICIYTNNNITVESLDAA is encoded by the coding sequence ATGTCTGATTCCCAAGCGCCGGTTCTGCACGGCACCACCATTCTGGCCGTGCGCAAGGGCGGGCGCGTCGTCATCGCCGGCGACGGCCAGGTCTCGCTCGGCAACACCGTGCTGAAGGGCACGGCGCGCAAGGTGCGCCGGCTCGGCAAGGACGGCAAGGTTATCGCCGGGTTTGCCGGCGCCACCGCCGACGCCTTCACCCTGTTCGAGCGGCTGGAAGCGAAGCTGGACCAGTATCCGGGCCAGCTGACCCGCGCCTGTGTCGAACTGGCCAAGGACTGGCGCACCGACCGCTATCTGCGCCGGCTGGAGGCGATGATGGCCGTGGCCGACGCCCGTGTCAGCCTGGTGCTGACCGGCACCGGCGACGTGCTGGAACCGGACGACGGCCTGATCGGCATCGGCTCCGGCGGGGCGTTCGCGCTCTCGGCGGCGCGGGCGCTGCTGCCTTTGGACGGCCAGGACGCCGAGACCATCGCCCGGCGCAGCCTGGAAATCGCCGGCGAGATCTGCATCTACACCAACAACAACATCACCGTTGAAAGCCTGGACGCCGCATGA
- a CDS encoding 4-(cytidine 5'-diphospho)-2-C-methyl-D-erythritol kinase — protein sequence MPAAPTEPAPAKLNLYLHVLGHRPDGYHELQSLVAFADCGDRVTATGPAPDWTLDVDGPFADRLEDTSAADNLVLRAARRLQASVPAARPMALRLGKDLPVAAGIGGGSADAAATIRLLARLWGGTTGAPADWADLGADIPVCLVNRPALVEGMGERVTPVPSLPSLPAVLVNPAVPSATGAVFAALAGRFGAPAATPMPPPQADMAAFVAWLARQRNDLTRPAMEIAPAVGEVLAAIAGTPGALLARMSGSGTTCFGLFATEAAAAGAARSLRQRAPHWWIRETLLRGTDA from the coding sequence GTGCCCGCCGCGCCCACCGAACCGGCCCCCGCCAAGCTCAACCTCTATCTGCACGTGTTGGGGCACCGGCCGGACGGCTATCACGAGCTGCAATCCCTGGTCGCCTTCGCCGATTGCGGCGACCGGGTCACGGCCACGGGGCCCGCGCCGGACTGGACACTGGACGTCGACGGCCCGTTCGCCGACCGTCTGGAGGACACCAGCGCCGCCGACAATCTGGTGCTGCGGGCCGCGCGCCGACTGCAGGCAAGCGTGCCGGCGGCCCGGCCAATGGCGCTCCGCCTCGGCAAGGACCTGCCCGTGGCCGCCGGCATCGGCGGCGGTTCGGCCGATGCCGCCGCCACCATCCGCCTGCTGGCCCGCCTCTGGGGCGGGACGACCGGCGCACCGGCGGACTGGGCCGATCTCGGCGCCGACATCCCGGTCTGTCTCGTCAACCGGCCGGCGCTGGTGGAGGGCATGGGCGAGCGGGTGACGCCCGTACCGTCGCTGCCCAGCCTGCCGGCGGTTCTGGTCAATCCGGCGGTTCCGTCGGCCACCGGCGCGGTGTTCGCGGCACTCGCCGGCCGCTTCGGGGCGCCTGCCGCAACGCCAATGCCGCCGCCGCAAGCGGACATGGCCGCGTTCGTCGCGTGGCTCGCACGCCAGCGCAACGACCTGACCCGGCCCGCCATGGAGATCGCCCCGGCGGTGGGCGAGGTGCTGGCCGCCATTGCCGGCACGCCGGGCGCACTGCTGGCCCGCATGTCCGGCAGCGGCACCACCTGCTTCGGCCTGTTCGCCACGGAGGCCGCGGCGGCCGGGGCCGCCCGCTCGCTGCGCCAGCGCGCGCCGCATTGGTGGATCCGCGAAACCCTCCTCCGCGGCACCGACGCCTGA
- a CDS encoding tetratricopeptide repeat protein, with the protein MKIGAIALALVAALSATSASAAGLERLISREQALALSGQNWGHSGAGQYLAGRQAQTGRDYGSAADFLEGALSWDPNNLDLRRRVFLLLLAEGRVEDALPHARPLERDSADPALPAIVEAAAAMKAGDYATALDRFADLDNNGLSGLIRLLGQAWAAVGAKDPSAARAVLAFSADQPPWKTLVAMHRALVEDLTGGDAVAAYAAANEAGAFKSSQGAALYANFKARQADSTVPRIVATPGDGLAEGLFSIAAALNQGDRSLSALIYGQIALYIAPKLDLTRLLVAQILADQDRNPEAAAMYADIDPASPYYYDAQLARARNLARADQADKAVEVLRGLAAAEPTNAAAPSLLGDVLRAEARFDEAVVAYDEAAARVGTITADNWRLFYHRGIALERSGQWARAESDLLAAISLQKDQASVLNYLGYSWIDRGENLQRAEDMIRRAVELRPEDGFIVDSLGWAYFRTGRFQEAARELERAATLEPVDPTINEHLGDAYWRVGRKAEARYQWQRALNLAPEDKQVPVLEQKLRCGLGDCAVPDKTD; encoded by the coding sequence ATGAAGATCGGAGCCATTGCTCTGGCCCTTGTGGCCGCCCTCAGTGCCACATCCGCCTCGGCGGCGGGGCTGGAGCGGCTGATCAGCCGCGAACAGGCGCTGGCGCTCTCGGGCCAGAACTGGGGCCATTCCGGTGCGGGCCAGTATCTGGCCGGCCGGCAGGCCCAGACCGGGCGGGACTATGGCAGCGCCGCCGATTTCCTCGAAGGCGCGCTGTCCTGGGACCCGAACAATCTGGACCTGCGCCGGCGCGTGTTCCTGCTGCTGCTGGCCGAAGGCCGCGTCGAGGACGCCCTGCCGCACGCGCGCCCGCTGGAACGCGACAGCGCCGACCCCGCCCTGCCGGCCATTGTCGAGGCCGCGGCGGCGATGAAGGCCGGCGACTATGCAACGGCCCTGGACCGGTTCGCCGACCTGGACAATAACGGCCTTTCCGGCCTGATCCGCCTGCTGGGCCAGGCCTGGGCCGCCGTGGGCGCCAAGGACCCGTCCGCCGCCCGCGCCGTACTGGCGTTCAGCGCCGACCAGCCTCCCTGGAAAACCCTGGTCGCCATGCACCGGGCGCTGGTGGAAGACCTGACCGGCGGCGATGCCGTCGCCGCCTATGCCGCGGCCAACGAGGCCGGGGCATTCAAGTCCAGCCAGGGCGCCGCGCTCTATGCCAATTTCAAGGCCCGCCAGGCCGACTCGACGGTGCCCCGCATCGTCGCCACGCCCGGCGACGGCCTGGCCGAGGGCCTGTTCAGCATCGCTGCGGCGCTGAACCAGGGCGACCGCAGCCTCTCGGCCCTGATCTACGGCCAGATTGCCCTCTACATCGCCCCCAAGCTGGACCTCACCCGCCTGCTGGTGGCCCAGATCCTCGCCGACCAGGACCGCAATCCGGAAGCGGCGGCAATGTACGCGGACATCGACCCGGCCTCGCCCTATTACTACGACGCCCAGCTTGCCCGCGCCCGCAACCTGGCCCGTGCCGACCAGGCCGACAAGGCGGTGGAGGTGTTGCGCGGCCTCGCCGCCGCCGAGCCGACCAACGCCGCCGCCCCCAGCCTGCTGGGCGACGTGCTGCGCGCCGAGGCCCGCTTCGACGAGGCGGTGGTCGCCTATGACGAGGCCGCCGCCCGCGTCGGCACCATCACCGCCGACAACTGGCGTCTGTTCTATCACCGCGGCATCGCCCTGGAACGCTCCGGCCAGTGGGCGCGCGCCGAAAGCGATCTGCTCGCCGCCATCTCGCTGCAAAAGGACCAGGCCAGCGTCCTCAACTATTTGGGCTATTCCTGGATCGACCGCGGCGAGAACCTGCAACGGGCCGAGGACATGATCCGCCGCGCCGTCGAACTGCGCCCGGAAGACGGTTTCATCGTCGACAGCCTGGGCTGGGCCTATTTCCGCACCGGCCGCTTTCAGGAAGCGGCGCGCGAGCTGGAACGGGCGGCCACCTTGGAGCCCGTCGACCCCACCATCAACGAGCATCTGGGCGACGCCTACTGGCGCGTCGGCCGCAAGGCCGAAGCCCGCTACCAGTGGCAGCGCGCCCTGAACCTCGCCCCGGAGGACAAGCAGGTGCCCGTGCTCGAACAGAAGCTGCGCTGTGGCCTTGGCGATTGCGCGGTGCCCGACAAGACGGATTGA